The following DNA comes from Catenulispora sp. MAP5-51.
GCACCCTGAACGTCCCGCTCACCGGCGGAGCCGTATCAGGCTTCGGACACCTGCGGATCTCCCCCGCCACCTTGAACTTCGGCACCGTCCCCGTCGGCTCCACCGCGACGGCCGGGTTCGACGCGACGAACACCGGCACGGCCCCGCTGACGATCTCCAAAGCCAAAGCACCGACCGGAGTGTTCACCACCGCCGTACCGATCTCGGAGGGCCAGGTCCTGGGACCTGGCCAGAGCATCCACGTCACCATGGCCTTCACCCCCACCGCCGCCGGCCCGCAGCAGGCCCAGTACGAGATCACCGCGGCCGACGGCCAAGGCGCGTTGTACGTCCAGATGAACGGCGACGGGACCGCCCCGGGCGGCCCCACGGGCAACCCCACGGTCACCCGGCTGTCCGGCGACAACCGGTACCTCACCGGCGTGGCCGTGTCCCAGTCGCACTGGGCCGACGCCGGCGGTGATTCCTCAGGCCGCCAGAGCGCGCACGTCGTCGTCCTCGCCCGCGGCGACCAGTTCGCCGACGCGCTGGCCGGCGTACCGCTGGCCGCCGAGGCCAAGGGCCCGCTGCTGCTCACCGACCCGGCCACGCTGACCTCCGCGACCCTCGCCGAGATCAAGCGGGTCCTCGGCACCAACGGCGGACAGATCGACGTCCTCGGCGGCACCCAGGCCGTCTCCCCCGCCATCGCCAACCAGCTGACCCGCCTCGGCTACAGCGTGACCCGCTTCGCCGGCGCCGACCGCGACCACACCGCCCTGGACATCGCCGAGCGCGGCCTGGGCAGCCCCCAGCACGTGGTCCTGGCCACCGGGCTCGACTACGCCGACGCCCTCGCCGCCGGGCCGTTCGCCACCGGCCCCGCCGCGACCGCGACCGGACCGGCAGCGGTGCTCCTGACCGACGGCAAAACCCTGGCACCGGATGTCCGAGCCTTCATCGCAAGCCGCGTCGCCCAGTCGACCCAGAACGCGCCGACAGCGTGGGCCATCGGCGGCCAGGCCGTGACGGCGACGGCGGGCCTGCGCGGCTACGTCACGCCGCTGTCCGGCGCCACGCGCTACGACACCGACATCAAGGTCGTGCAGGCTGCCATGGCCGCCAGCGCCATCCACCAGATCGGCATCGCCACCGGCGCCGGCTTCCCCGACGCCCTGACCGGCGGCGCACTCACCGCAGCCACCGGCGGCGAACTGGTACTGGTGCCCTCCACGCTGCCTGCGCAGACCGCGAACCTGCTCAGCGCCCTGCGGCCACAGCTGACATCGGTGGAGCTGTTCGGCGGGACCGCCGTCATCAGTCCGGGCCTCGCCACTCAGGTGCTCACGGCCGTAAACGGCCGGGCTCAATAACCTGATCCGACGATCGACGTGCGGCGGCGGCCTGCCTGCCGCCCCTCCAGGAGGTGCTGACGACGATTCCGGCAGCCGAACTCAAACTGGACACGTAGTGGGACAGGTCGGCGCGACGGTCCCGTACACGCCCCCGGGGGGCACCTACGCGTGGAGCGCACCGGGATCGTGCCATGGCCCTCCGTTTGACAGCCAGGTAGGGGCGGCCCTGACCTGGCTGTCAACGCTATCGCCGTGGCCTGAACCCGGGGCGCTTCAATGCCCACAGTGGCCGACCTGGTCAACCGGGACTTCGCGCGCACAACACCGGACCGGCGCCGACCACCAATCCACAGCACATCACAGACCTCAACATACGCTGACACGACCGACTCGGCGGCATCATCCACGAGTACCAACACGCGGCCTGACCTGTCTGAACGATTATATCGGCGGGCGCAGTAGGCCTGACACCGCCCTGCGGACACCTCACCCACCAGACGTACAGCTTCCGACGCCCGCTGTCAGCCCACAAGGCTACCTACCCTTCGAGAAGAGTGCCATTCATATTACCCCGAGCCCATTCAATACATTCCGGCCGATCACCCGTACCGACCCTACAGTATTCCTGCAAAGTTGCGATGATTTCCGGAATAGGCAAAACGCTTCTCTTCGCCAGATATACCGGGGCCCACGGATCGGAGGCAACCCATGGCTCCACTACAGGAGGCTCGAGGTTGTCCGAGACCCAGACCGAGTCATAAACCCCTCCACGCCTCGGTAAGTCCTCTTCTACAAGCCAGACAAACCCACCGAAACCCGTATCGCAGTTTAAAGCCAACCGCAAAACGTTGTCGGGACCGGAAACCCCGGTGTGACGTTCTTCAGAAAACCCAAATGTGGCAATCTCGCTACGTGGCTTGATCGAACGGACAACAGACATCGCAAGCTCGCCCATATCGTGCCAATCTTCAGCATAGCGCCATTCGTTGCGAAAATAGACATTAAGAATCATGGCAGGACTCCTGTGCTGGTCAGAAACTCGGCCACCGGCCGTGATCTGGGATGCGGGGACTGGGATCATCGCGTCGTGGTTGTCGGGTTGCTGTACCGGTTCTTCGTGAGCATCCTGTCCTGGCTGGCGTTGCTGGCGCGATCGCAGGCATCGAAGAACGCCGAGATACTGGTCTTGCGCCACGAGGTGGCGGTGCTTCGCCGCGCGAACCCGAAGCCGAAGCTGGCCTGGACCGATCGTGCGGTGCTCGCGGCACTATCCAAGGTCCTACCCAATGCACTTCGCGGACACCGGATCGTCACTGCGGGCACGCTGCTGCGCTGGCATCGGCGTCTGGTTGCGAACAAATGGCGCCAGCCGAAGGCGCCGGGCCGACCGCCGATCAGCAACGAACTCGTCCAGCTGATCGTCACCATGGCACGGGAGAACCGCACCTGGGGCGCGGTCCGGATCCAAGGCGAACTGCGCCGACTCGGACATCGCGTCGCCGCGGCCACGATCCGCAAGATCCTGCGCACCCACAGGATCCCGCCGCCGAAACAGCGTGACGATACCTGGCGCACATTCCTGCGAGCCCAGGCCGAGACCCTACTGGCCACCGACTTCTTCCACATCGACTGCGCGCTCACCCTCACCAGGCTCTACGTCGCCTTCGTCATCGAGCACTCCACCCGCCAGGTCCGCCTGCTCGGCATCACCCGATACCCCACCGCCGCCTGGGTCACCCAGCTGGCCCGTGACTTCACCGCCGACATCGAAGCCACCGGGCACCGCTTCACCCACCTCATCCGGGACCGCGACGCCAAGTTCACCGCTGCATTCGACGCGGTGTTCAGCGCGACCGGCATCACCGCGATCACGACCGCGCCTCAAGCGCCGAAGATGAACGCCATCGCCGAGCGGTTCGTCGGCACCATGCGCCGAGAGTGCACCGACCGGATGCTGATCACCGGCGAACGCCACCTTCGCGTCGTCTTGGACCAGTACGTCGCGCACTACAACGCCGGCCGCAGCCACCAAGGCCATGGAATGAACCTGCGCGCCCCAGACGACGACCCGAACGTGATCCCGTTCCCGGCGCAGATCGACCGGATCCACCGAAAACACATCCTCGGCGGACTTATCCACGAGTACCAGACTGCCACATAAAAGCCCTGGCCAACCCCAGTGGCCGAGTTCCTGACCACCACAGGCCTGGTGCTGTGCGCCTTCGGCTACGCCGAGGGCGGCCGCCTGTCCGCACACCTGCCCGGCTGGCAGGTCATCGCCTGGGGCGTGGTCCTCGCCGCGCCGGTGAACGTCCTCGTCTGCGCGCTCGCCCTGCCCGCCGAGCCGGTTCACGTGACCGTCAAAGCCCTCACCGGCCTGGCCTACATCGCCGCGGTCTCGCAGTTCGGCGGCTTCGTGGTCTGGTACCGCGGCATGGGCCTGATCGGCATCACGCGCGCCAGCCAGCTGCAACTCGCGCAACCGCTGATGACGCTGGTCTGGGCGGTGCTACTGCTCGGCGAGCACCTGACGGCTGCCGTGCCGGTGACGGCGGTCGTCGTGCTCGGCGCGATCGTTGTCACGCAACGGGCTCGGACGGCTTAGGCGCGGTACACGGTTCGCCTACCGAGGAACCAGACCGTTCTGATAGGCGAACGTGACAGCCTGCGCGCGGTCCCGGGCACCGATCTTCGGAAACAGATGATTGATATGGCTCTTCACGGTCGCTTCGCCGACGGCCAGTTCGATGGCGATCTCGGCGTTGGTCAGGCCGCGCGCGATCAGCTCCAGCACCTGTGCCTCGCGTGGCGTCAGCCCGGCCGGGAGCGGCGGTGAGTCGGCGTTGCCGGCCGAGGACGACGCCGAGCCGGACCCCGATCCCGACCCGGACCCCGACGCCCGGCCGCCCCCGGGCCCGGCGGCGATCGCCGCGACGACGTGATGCTGCACCGCGGGGTCGAGGACGGACCGGTCGTCGAGCACATCGCGCAGCGCCTGCTCGATCTGCTCGCCACCGGCGTCCTTGGTGAGGTAGCCGCGTGCTCCGGCGCGCAGCGCGTCGAGGACCGAGCGGTCGTCGGCGTAGGTGGTCAGCACGATCACCTTGATCTGCGGACACTGCTCGCGCAACGCCTGGATCGCGGACACGCCGTCGCGCCTCGGCATGTTCAGGTCCATCAGCACCACGTCCGGGGCCAGCCGGTGCGCGAGCTCGATGGCCTCGTCGCCGTCGGCGGCCGTGGCCACGACCTCGACCCCCGGCAGCAACCCGAGGACGAGGGCCAAGCCCTCGCGCACGACGCGCTGGTCGTCGGCCGCCAGCACGCGGATCGGTGCCGCGCTCACACCGGCACCCGCAGCTCGACGCGGAAACCGCAGCCGGTGCTGCCCGCGGTGAGCGTTCCGCCGAGCAGCTCCGCGCGCTCGCGCATTCCGGTCAGGCCATAGCCCGCCCCCGAGACCGTCCCTGTTGTCGTCGCATGAGCAGGACCCTGATCACCGAAATCCTCGACCAACAGCCGCACCTCGTCCGCGGTGTACGTCATCGACACCTCGACGCGCTCGGCACGCGCGTGCTTGACCACGTTCGTCAGCGCCTCCTGCGTCACCCGGTAGACCGCCAACCGCGCATCCGGCGCTACCGTGCACGCCGGGCCCGCGGCGGCGAACGTGCACGGGATGCCGCTGTGCCGCTCGAACTGGTCGGTAAGCGTCCCGATGGCCTCCGGCCCCGGCAACTGCTCGCCGCGCAGCATGCCGATCGCGTGCCGGGCCTCGGCCAAGCCGTCCTTGGCCAACTCGTGCGCGCGGTTCACGACGTCCGGCAGTCGCGGGTCGTCGGGCGCGGCGCGAACGAGCATTCGCGCGCCTTCCAACTGCAGCATCAGCCCCGACAGCGAATGCGCCAGCACGTCGTGCATCTCGCGCGCCAGGTGCTGACGCTCGGCCAGCGCGGCGGCGCGCGCTTGAGCGTCGCGGTTCTGCTCCAGCTCGGCCAGCAGCGCCTGTGCCCGGCACTTGGCGTCGCGCAGCCGCTGGAACATCGTCATCATCAGGCAGATCGCGAGGAGCGGAATGCTCAGGACCACGCTTTGCGCCAACGACATCCGCCGTTGTGCCTCGCACACGACCACCACGTAGACGACGCCGGTGACCGCGGCGAGGACCCGCGGACGCTGGAAGAGCCGTACCGCGGCGATGAGCAAGACGGTCCCGGCCCCGGCCAGCCCAGCGTTGCCGCGTTGCTGCACCCACAACAGCGTGAAGGAGCCGGCGACCAGGACGGCCAGGAACGGGATCAGCCGGCGCGCCGGCGCGTCCAGGCTCATCACCGAGCCGAGCACGCCGGCGATCAGCGCGCCGAGCGCGACGGAGACCAGAAGGTGGGTGCCCTGCGATCCGGGACGCGGGTCGGTGCGCACGGAGATCGCGATGTCGCCGATCACGAGCCCGGCCGCCGACAGGGCGCGCGCGGCGCGTCGGTGCTCCTGCAATTGCCAGCTCACAAGGGGGAAGTGTAGGTGCCGGTCGCGGCCGGGTCATGGTGCGGTGGGTGGACATGATCCGGCGTGCGAGTGCACCCGGGGGTGGAGATGCTCCGCCCGGCGCCGGAGCCGATCGGCCAGGCCGAAATCCATCCGTGCGCCGAAGACCAGGCGCGCTTCGCCGCCCGATACTCGTCCCATGCTTCAAACACATGCGCTGACCTGCCGCTTCGGCGACATCACGGCGCTCGACGACCTGAGTTTCGACGTCTCGGCCGGGCAGGTCACCGGCTTCCTCGGCCACAACGGCGCCGGGAAGACGACGACGATGCGCGCCGTGTTCGGCCTGACCGATCTGGACTCCGGCGAGGTGCGCTGGGACGGCGTTCCGCTGCGGCAGGAGGACCGGCGGCGGTTCGGCTACATGCCCGAGGAACGCGGGCTCTACCCGGCGATGCCGGTCGGCGACCAGCTGGTCTACCTCGGACGCCTGCACGGCCTCAGCGCCGCGGCGGCTCAGCGGGCTGTCGACGCCTGGCTGGAGCGGCTCGGCCTGGGCGGCCGCGCCGGCAGCAAGGTCGAGGAGCTGTCCCACGGCAACCAGCAGCGCGTGCAGCTGGCCGCCGCGCTGCTGCACGATCCAGAGCTGCTGGTGCTCGACGAGCCGCTGGCCGGCCTGGATCCCTCCGGGATCGACGCGATCGGGGAGGTGCTGGTCGAGCAGGCGCGGGCGGGCAAGTGCGTGCTGTTCTCCAGCCACCAGCTGGACCAGGTCGAGGACCTGTGCGAGACGGTCGTGATCATCGCGCACGGCCGGCTGGTGGCGACCGGGATGGTCGACGAGCTGGCCGGCGGCGGTCCGCGGCGGCTGGTGGTGCGGGTCGAGGGGGACCGCGCGGGGCAGTGGGCGCGGGGGCTGGCGGGGGTGAAGATCTCTGAGACGGATCGCGGCGCGGTGCGCCTGGTCCTGGCGGAGGGGACCGACAGCGACACAGTGTTGAAGGCGGCGATGGCTGCCGGGCGGGTGACTGAGTTCGTCTTCGAGCGGCGCCGGCTGTCCGAAGTCTTCCGGGAGGCGATCGCGTGACGCACTTTGTGCCGTATCTGGTCATAGCTGTGAGCGCTTGTGTGGCGGTATTTCGTGTGCGCCGGCGGCTGGCTCGCGCCGCGAATTCGAACACGAACACTGCGCGGCGCGCGCGGCGGGCCTGGCTCGAACACGACAGGATCACGGCCTCGCCGCGTGCGCACGAGCTCGGCCTGGTCGCCGGACGGGAGTTGCGCGAACGGCTTCGCGGCCGGATGTTCCGGGTCGGGACGATGCTGATGCTGGCGGCCGTCGCGGCGGCGATCGTGATCCCGACACTGCATAAGAACCATGCGACGCCTCAGAAGGTCGGCGCGATCAGCGCGCTGATGCCCGCTGTTCAGCCCGCGGCCGGTGCCGCGGCCGCCGGTGCCGGAACCACCGCCACCGTGATCTCCGAACCGGACGCCGCTGCGGCGCGGAACGCTCTGCGCGCCGGGCAAGTCACCGCCGCGGTCATCGACGGACCGGACGGGCTGCCGATACTGCTCGTCAACAAGCCCCTGGACCCGAAGTCGACGTCGGCCACGACCCAGTTCGTCCACACCCTGGCCCTGACCCTCGGCGAGGACGTCTCATTCCACGCCGCCGGCCTGACCCCGAACCAGGCCGCGCAGGTCGCCGGCACCAAACCGCTCCCGATCAGCAGCCTGCAAGGCACGTCCACGAAGCCGCCCGCCGCCATCTCGGCGATCGGCATCATCCTGATCTTCATGATGCTCACGCAGTACAACACCTGGACCCTGATCGGCGTGATGGAGGAGAAGTCCAGCCGCGTCGCCGAGGTGCTGCTGTCCTCCGTCCGCCCCGCCCGCCTGCTGACCGGCAAGGTGCTGGGCATCGGCGTCGCGGCCTTCGCCCAGGCCGGCCTCATCGTCACCTTCGCCCTGATCCTGGCCAAGTCGGTCGGCTCCACCCTGCTGCACGGCAGCGAACCCCTGGCCGTGGCCGCATCCCTGACCTGGCTCCTCCTCGGCTACGCCTTCTACTGCTGGGTCTACGCCGCCGCCGGCTCCATGGCCGCCCGCCGCGACCAGGTCCAGACCCTCGCCCTGCCCCTGAGCCTGCCGATCCTCTTCGGCTACGCCATCTCCCTGGCCACCATCACCTCAGGCACCCCCTCCACCTTCTACCGCGTCCTGGCCTACCTCCCCCCGACCGCCCCCTTCGCCATGCCCACCCTCGTCGGCTTCGGCGGCGTCACCTGGTGGCAGTTCGCAGCCTCCGTCGCGATCAGCATCGCCGCAACCCTCGCCGTCGCCCGCTTCGCCGCGGTCGTTTATCGCAAGTCGATCCTGCGGACGGGGCGACGTGTGCGGGTGCGGGATCTGGTGACGCTGACGGCTGGGCGGTGATCGGGGCTGAGGCAGCCGAGGCAGCCGAGGCAGTCGCCTGGAAGCCCCAGAACGCCGCCTCTGTCGGAGTCTCACCCTCGTAGAGCACGACGTACGACGGCTTCGCACTGGGTTCGATGGCCTATGGCGTCCCCGGCTGGGGTGGGCTGGTGGCGGTTCGGTCGGTGGTCGGCGTTGGGGCGCGTCTGGAGTTGTGTTCATGTGGCGGGGCGGAGGCTGCGGATCCAGATGATTGAGCCGCGAAGCTGAAGCCCCGCCATGTAGCTGTCGGGTGTCTTGTCGTATCGGGCGGCCAGGCCACGCCACGCTTTGATCTTGTTTATGCAGCGCTCCACCGTGTTGCGGTCCCTGTACTGCGCGGCGTCGAACGCTACCGGGCGACCGCCGGCACTTCCGCGCTTCTTGCGGTGGGCCGCCTGGTCGACCTTCTCCGGGATGACCGCTTTGATCCCGCGCCGGCGTAGGTAGGACCGGTTGGCCCGAGACGAATACGCCTTGTCTGCCGCCACCGCATCCGGACGGGTGCGCGGCCGCCCGACCGGACCGCGCGCACCGCTCGTGCCTGCCGGTGCGCCCCATCGCGGCGCTTCGAGGTCTGGCTGTGACCGGCGGCAGGCTGCGCCTTGGCGGGACCGTGACGCCAAGTTCACCGCCGCGTTCGACGCGGTGTTCAGCGCCGCCGGTATCACCGCGGTCACTACCGCGCCGCAAGCGCCGAAGATGAACGCCATCGCCGAACGGTTCGTCGGCACCGTGCGCCGCGAGTGCACCGACCGTATCCTCATCGCCAGCGAACGCCATCTGCGTGTCGTCTTGGAGCAGTACCTCGCGCACTACAACGCCGGCCGTAGACATCAAGGCGCTGGAATGAGCCTGCACGCTCCAGATAACGATCCGAACGTGATCCCGTTCCCAGCCCAGGCTGACCGGATCCGCCGAAAACGCGTTCTTGGCGACCTGATCAACGAGTATAAGATCACCGCATAAAAGCCCTGGTCAAGCCCAGTGGCCGAGTTTTTGACCACCACACCCGTTCCAACGGGGCGAACGTTGCCTGCTACGGCACTAGAAACATGCTGATGGCACTTCCGGCATCAGCCGGCTCGTGACCGCTGGACCTAAGCTGCCGTTGGGGCGGCATGCACATCCGGCAATCCGCTTGGCACGATCAGGCGGAGCACGGAAAACAGGCGATGGCCTTCCCAGGTCCTTGTCTCCTCAGGACAGCGCGAGCTTAGTGGAACTCTCGACGATGTCCTGCCACAGCAGCGCGGCGTCAATCGGTGCATGTCCTGCAACAGCAGCGCCACGGCTTGCTCGACCCCGGGTAGTCGGTGACCGGCCACACCCCTTGGCGATCATGTTGGCTTTGGCGACGGTGGGATCCAGGTACCTCGGCTCGACAGCATCAACCTCTACATCGACGTATCAGGGTTCGCGAACGTGTTCGGGAGACTTCCCTCCGGCACCGACAGCGAGCCGGGTCGCACAATTACCGGGCGCCCAGTAGCCTCTTCTGATTCGAAGCCTGCTCTGCCGTCCGCCCACGACCCCATGTGGCGAGTGCGGATCGGGCAACGCGTGCTCTTCAATGGTCCGTGAACCTTATGCTGCCCAGGTGCGCTGTTACCTGGTGGTCGAGTATCGCTGTGACCTGTCAGCTCTCCACGATGCACTCAGCGACGCAAACGTTGAGGTGATTACGCCAGATCACGCCTTCCACATGCCGCCCTCAGATGCGACTGGCTACTGGCTGCCTGATGTCGACTTCGTCTTGGTGGTGTTCCCGGCACGGCCGGACTGGGAGACCCCGCCAGCGCTTCTGCTCGACGTCGGTGTTGCCATCGGCAAGGGCGTCCCCGTGCTGGTCATCGCCGAGCCCCCGCGCAAGCTCGACGCCGCCTTGGCACCGTTGCCACTGGCTCGGGTGCCCCTTGGCCACAAGACCGCGCTTTCTACACGCATCAACCAGTTCGCAAGCGCGATCTTCGGCGGATCGCGCCCGGTTGGTGATGATGCACCTGCAGTCGATCACCGCATTCTGGACTCCGTAACTCTCGACCTCGAGGTGCTGCGAGAGCAGCCGTTCGACGCCCGACGAGCGGCTCACCAGTTTTCAGAGATCGCGATGCGACTGCTCCGGGCATGTGGGGCTGAGATCGAGGAGAGCCGCGTAGATGGCGGATTTGATGCCGCAGGCTGGGTTCCCGGTACCGAAACGCTGTTCCCTGAACCGCTGTTCTTCGAGTTCAGGTTGTTGAGGCGAGCCGAGGTCCCTCGGGAGAAGCTGGATCAGCTGGCCGGAATCGCCGCGAGACGCGGGGGCGGGTTCGGAGTTCTTATCGCCTTCCCGCTGGACTCAAGGCCCGTGCCGTGGCCGGAAAATACCTGGCCGATGGTCCTGACGTTCGAGATGACAGAGCTGATCAACGAGCTGCGACAACAGTCTCTGGCCACGGTGCTGCGGAACCGGAGAAACGCTGTAGTGCATGGTGTCGGCGCACGATGAGCGGGGTCTACTCGGCACGTGTCGCCGCGTACCTCAAGCGCGCGGCTGGCGCCGCAACCCACTACTCGCGTGGACGGAACTACGAGAACCTTCTCGACTACCTGATGTCGTCAGTCCCTGGCTGCGAGGTCGCCCGCAATTCGCTCAACCACTATGGCACCGAGGAAGCCGATCTCTCGGTGAGCAATATGCGCCTACAAGAGGGGCTCCCGCTTCTCCCGGAGTACTTCCTGGTTGAGTGCAAGAACTGGTCTGTCCCTGTCGATAGCACAACTCTCGGCTACTTCGTCAACGTCGTAGTAGACCGGGGCTGCTCACTGGGCGTCCTCGCCGCGGCCAAGGGAATCACCGGAAGCCAGGAGCACCGCGACCGCGCCTTCGCCATCGGATCGAACGCACTCATCAGGAAGATCCGCATCCTGGTGATCACTAGTGATGACTTGCGTACGCTCACCCAGCCCGCTGACCTGATCAAGCTGCTGCACAAACGAAACAACGAGCTCACCGCGAATGGGACAATCTACCTCGGAACTTAGGTAACCATGCGATCTGAATCTCGTCTACATGTAGTGGGCGTAGCGGGTGGCCACGGCCTGCTCCGGTGGACAGAACCGCAAGATGGCTTTCACCTTGTTCGCAGTGCGCTGCGTGACAGGTAGTTGTCCGTCCAGCCGCGTCTGGTTCCAGTTCATCTTCGTCAGCGCCAAGGTCTCCGCGCAGGTCTCTCGGGGGCTGCGCACCGGGTGGGTCGGGCGGATCCCGATCGGCTGGGGGACGTAGTGGCCGGGGTAGGTGGAGTAGAACTCCACGCTGCCGGTGGTGTAGAGGATCAGCTCGCGTTCGGACAGCGCGAGCATAGTCCCGCGCAGCGGCGGTGCGAGGCTCCCTCCGCGGAAGAGCCGGGCACCGTCGCTAGTGGTGATCCATGCCATTTCGAGCGTGTCGATCAGCCGATCCTCGGCGCCGCCTTCGAACCCTTCGATCTCCCCGGCTGTGAAGGCCGAGCTCTTGTGCAGCACAACGCGCGCCGGCATAGTGCGGTGTTCGCGGCGGTAGGCGTCCAGGGCGCCGAGCAGCAGCTGGTGGGCGTCGTCGCGACTCAGGTGGGGCTGGCGGTCGCTGCCGGTGATTCGGGCCGGGCCGCCGCGGACGATGACGCCGTCGCCGCGCTCGTTGAAGATCTGGGCGACTGCGGTGTCCAGGCTGGTGTCGTCGATGTTGCGGTAGAAGGACACGCCGATGTAGCAGGTGGTGAGGTCGGTGGGATTGCGTAGAAGTCGCCAGGGCACGCCGCCGGCCTTGTAGTAGAGCGCGACGTGTAGGTTCCAGGCGCGGCTGGCCTCGTCCTGCCGGCCGTAGCCGACCGGGGGCGCGAACGCTTCGTCCCAGGTGCTACGCCGGATGATCTGGATCGGCTGTCGTAGGTGTAGCAGGCGGGCTTTAAGCAGGTCGTGGAAGTTGGCGCCGCGAGGAAGCCCGCCGTCCTCCGATCCCGTGGACGCCGGGGCGCGCCGACTGCGTCTGCCGCCGCGGCGGGTGACATCGGTGAGTTGCTCAGGACGGGCGATCAGCAGGACGTCAACGCGGTTCTCCTCAGCCAGGGCGATGATCTCCTCGGCGTAGGCGTCCACGGCTGCCGATAGGGCGGAGTCGCCTGGAGAGTTCTCGATTGTGCGCAGTGCGCTGGGGCTGATCGTCCGGGTGTTGCGGTCGCTGAGGACGAGGGTGGAGTGCAGGCTGACGTCGATGTCGCAGCCGGGGAACGACGGGAACAGGTGCGGGTAGCGTTTGTCTTTAGCCGGGATCGGCTCGCGGCATCGCTCCAGCCATGTGCTCAGGCCGTCGAGTTGGTCGGCGGGGCCGATCAGGCCGAGCCGCACCGCGCGGGGGGCGTCCGGGGACAGCAGGTCGGCAGGGCCGTAGGTGGCAATGCCGAAGCGGGGATCGATGTGGCGTGCGCCGCCGCCGAACTCCAGCTCCGGTTCGTCGAGGACTTCAGCGTGCATGCCGTACCTTCCTGCCGGATCCGGCGCGCTGTGGGCCGGAGTGGCGGTCTGTTTTGAGGTCGCCGGAGTTCTCGTCCTCGGCGTCGTCCAGCAGGAGTGTGAGGTCTTCGGTGTCGATGCCGATGGCGGCGAGCTCCGCCGTGACGACATCCCTCTCTCGCAGGGCGCGCTCCTGGATCTCGTCGCCCCCGGCGGCTGGCGTCGGGCCCCAGCGCTTGTCGTCGATGCCGCGTTCGACCTGGGCGGTGAGCAGGTCGCCGAACTCCACCGCCTTCGCCGGGGTGAACAGGTCGCCCGGCCCGCGCAGGAACGAGGCCCACATGGTGGTCCATCCGGACACCGCGGCGTGGCGCTCGAGCCGCTTGATTCCGGTCAGCAGCTTGTCGGCGTTGCGGTGCTCGGCCGTGCCGTCGGACGTGAAGCAGTAGTCCGGTTCGAGTTCGCAGAACCAGTCCCGGTCCAGGCGCCGGAACCGCATCTGTAGTGCGGCGTGGTGGTAGTAGCCGACCTTGGTGGGATCTCGTTTGTCAGCGTGGGGGCCGAAGACGGTGCGTCCGCGGCCCCCGGGCGTTCTGCTAACCTTGCGCGCCGACAGGTCGGTGGTGGCTCGGAAGTGGACGTGCTGGCGGTCCTTGTGCCAGCGCAGCTCTGGGTAGGCGTCCTGCACGGTGCGGGTCAGCAGGTCCTGGAAGCGGTAGCGCATGTCGACGTCGTCGCTATCGGCCCACTCCGTCGTCTGGTGCTCCTCCACGTCGCCCTCGCACAGAACCGAGCCGGGCTTGTCGCGCAGGTTGTCGAAGGAATAGACCATGCCGTCGCGCAGGATCCAGCCGGAGACCCGCTGCCCTGCTTCGGCCAGAGCCCGGCCGGCGGCGCGGTAGTTGCTGCCGAAGCGGCTGGTGCCGATGAACAGCGACTCGGGCATCGCGGTCACGCGCAGCAAGTTGGTGGTCAGGGTCTCAGTGAGCGAGGGCGGGCGCAGGTAGAGGCCGGAGTCCTTCGGCATGGCGAGGTCCAGCAGCGCCGACGCGGCGGCGCGGTCGAACTTCTGCGTCGCCTTGTCAATATGGATCGTGC
Coding sequences within:
- a CDS encoding cell wall-binding repeat-containing protein gives rise to the protein MLPSATVVRLQVGSDRSLTPVDFFSPSNNKTLDLNDTDLGSGGPAALPDSFGTAKVPHLLFQEGKDGRIFLLNRDNLGGMGQGPGGTDAVVQTIGPMPGGLWGHPAVWGGDGGYVYQVGNQQPLVALQSGVTADGKPTLTQAGTSTDSYGYTSGSPIVTSDGTTSGSAVVWVVDAPAGPWGSGVTGENATLNAYNAVPDAHGTLDKIFSAPIGRAAKYSVVATDSNRVYVGTRETDLVGKVIGFGKPATTPLTASSAAFGPVEVGSSAQKKVTLTATQPVTVTGATVNNSPYTVDTSPLASPVHLNAGNQVTLTVTFTPTAPGGANGIMTIATSAGSVGVSLNGTGLTNGLGASPSPVAFQTDQPTGTQQTMAVRIWNTGSVSETINSVTLPSAPYTVQGLSQGMTIGVGKSVSATITFAPTAAGPANDQLTVVSTSGTLNVPLTGGAVSGFGHLRISPATLNFGTVPVGSTATAGFDATNTGTAPLTISKAKAPTGVFTTAVPISEGQVLGPGQSIHVTMAFTPTAAGPQQAQYEITAADGQGALYVQMNGDGTAPGGPTGNPTVTRLSGDNRYLTGVAVSQSHWADAGGDSSGRQSAHVVVLARGDQFADALAGVPLAAEAKGPLLLTDPATLTSATLAEIKRVLGTNGGQIDVLGGTQAVSPAIANQLTRLGYSVTRFAGADRDHTALDIAERGLGSPQHVVLATGLDYADALAAGPFATGPAATATGPAAVLLTDGKTLAPDVRAFIASRVAQSTQNAPTAWAIGGQAVTATAGLRGYVTPLSGATRYDTDIKVVQAAMAASAIHQIGIATGAGFPDALTGGALTAATGGELVLVPSTLPAQTANLLSALRPQLTSVELFGGTAVISPGLATQVLTAVNGRAQ
- a CDS encoding Imm1 family immunity protein, coding for MIPVPASQITAGGRVSDQHRSPAMILNVYFRNEWRYAEDWHDMGELAMSVVRSIKPRSEIATFGFSEERHTGVSGPDNVLRLALNCDTGFGGFVWLVEEDLPRRGGVYDSVWVSDNLEPPVVEPWVASDPWAPVYLAKRSVLPIPEIIATLQEYCRVGTGDRPECIEWARGNMNGTLLEG
- a CDS encoding integrase core domain-containing protein, with protein sequence MVVGLLYRFFVSILSWLALLARSQASKNAEILVLRHEVAVLRRANPKPKLAWTDRAVLAALSKVLPNALRGHRIVTAGTLLRWHRRLVANKWRQPKAPGRPPISNELVQLIVTMARENRTWGAVRIQGELRRLGHRVAAATIRKILRTHRIPPPKQRDDTWRTFLRAQAETLLATDFFHIDCALTLTRLYVAFVIEHSTRQVRLLGITRYPTAAWVTQLARDFTADIEATGHRFTHLIRDRDAKFTAAFDAVFSATGITAITTAPQAPKMNAIAERFVGTMRRECTDRMLITGERHLRVVLDQYVAHYNAGRSHQGHGMNLRAPDDDPNVIPFPAQIDRIHRKHILGGLIHEYQTAT
- a CDS encoding response regulator, producing the protein MSAAPIRVLAADDQRVVREGLALVLGLLPGVEVVATAADGDEAIELAHRLAPDVVLMDLNMPRRDGVSAIQALREQCPQIKVIVLTTYADDRSVLDALRAGARGYLTKDAGGEQIEQALRDVLDDRSVLDPAVQHHVVAAIAAGPGGGRASGSGSGSGSGSASSSAGNADSPPLPAGLTPREAQVLELIARGLTNAEIAIELAVGEATVKSHINHLFPKIGARDRAQAVTFAYQNGLVPR
- a CDS encoding sensor histidine kinase, whose product is MSWQLQEHRRAARALSAAGLVIGDIAISVRTDPRPGSQGTHLLVSVALGALIAGVLGSVMSLDAPARRLIPFLAVLVAGSFTLLWVQQRGNAGLAGAGTVLLIAAVRLFQRPRVLAAVTGVVYVVVVCEAQRRMSLAQSVVLSIPLLAICLMMTMFQRLRDAKCRAQALLAELEQNRDAQARAAALAERQHLAREMHDVLAHSLSGLMLQLEGARMLVRAAPDDPRLPDVVNRAHELAKDGLAEARHAIGMLRGEQLPGPEAIGTLTDQFERHSGIPCTFAAAGPACTVAPDARLAVYRVTQEALTNVVKHARAERVEVSMTYTADEVRLLVEDFGDQGPAHATTTGTVSGAGYGLTGMRERAELLGGTLTAGSTGCGFRVELRVPV